DNA from Paraburkholderia sp. ZP32-5:
CGCCGCTGGTCACCAGCATGCCGAAGCTCGATGGCGTCGGATGAATGGCTCTGACGTTGGCGATCACATGGTCCATCGACAGATCGCCGCCGACCACCGCCTTGACCACGCCGTCCTGCACCACCGGCGAAGCGAAGGCCACGACCACGCCTTTACCGCCGACGTCTACGTAGGGCGGTGTAACGATCGTTTTGCCCGCCGCGACCGCCTGTTTGTACCAGGGGCGCACTGTGGGGTCGAAATTAGGCGGGACATGGGTGGGTTTCCAGAACTTCGAAGTCTTGTCGGCGTAACCGACATAGACGTTGGCGAAGCTTCCCGCCGCGGCGATCAGTTGCAAGGCGGGGCCGGGGTCGGGCTGCAGCACGGCATCCTGCAGCGAGCCCATCATTTGACTATTGACGGCAACCCATTGGTTGATACCGGCTACATGACCGTCTTCGACGGCGGCAAGACTGCTCTCAATCGAGTCGGCGCTATATCTGCTGGCGACGACGTAATTCAGAACTGCGTTGATGGCGAGGGCGACTACAACGATGGCGACGCATAGGGCGACTATGCGCGCGCGTATGGAAGAGAACATGGCTGATATTTTTTTTAGAGTCCACGGGATTTTTGTTGGTACAACACGTCTCTTCCGGGCTTACGGCAGCGCGGCGCAAGACTTGAGGGGGATGGGGCGCTCAAGATGGTTGAAGCGGTGATTCGGTCGCATAACCTGAATGCATCGCCCGGATGAACCGAAGGCATTTTTATATTTAGGTATAAACCCTTATGATTCGCCGCATGAGCTTCTCGCGTGCGAGCCGCCGTCGCATCCTCGCGCTTCTCTCCACGAATTCATGAGCCGATTGCCTCGATGATGAACCGCAGCAAGTCCCACTCGACATCGCCGCGCTGGTCGACCCGGCTGAATTCGGTCGTCACCGCGATCTATCGCAAGCGGCCGGTGTGGATGGTGTCGTTCGCGGCGAGCGAGGCGAGTCTGTCCGAGGGCCTGCGGGCCGCGTGCGCATCGACGGCGATGCTCGTGCTCGGCAACCTGCTGCACGATCCGGTGTTCGCGTGGGCGGCGATCGGCGCGTTCTGGACCTGCCTCGCCGATGCGGCCGGTTCGAATCGCGCGCGCTTTATGTCGATGATGGGTTTCGCGCTGCTGTCCACGCTGTGCGGCGGCATCACCGCGTTTGCCTCGGCGCAAGGCACTGCGTTTGCCGCGCTCGCGGTGCTGGCGTTCACGGCACTCGGCGCGTTTGGCCGTATCTGGGGCGCGGCTACGTCGCAGGTGACGATCCTCGCGGCAACCGCGTGCGTCGTGATGGTCGATCGGCCGATGCACGATGCGCGCGCCGGGTTCGCGTTTCTCGGCGTCTATCTGGTCGGCTGTCTGTTCGCGGTGGTGCTGAGTCTGACGGTGTGGCGCATTCATCCGTTCGGCACCAGCCGCGCGTCGTTGCGCGCGGTGTATCTGCGTCTCGCCGATGTCGCATTCGATAGCGCGCGCCTCGTCGAACAACGCGCGAGACAACGCGCGACGCGCGCCGAATGGGCGACGCATGCCGCGCGGTTTCGCGCCGATGCGCGCGCCGCGCTCGAACGTTCACGCGATGCGCTTGCCGACGTGCCGCCTTCGCGCGCGGGCGGCGCGGCCACTTACGACACGCTGCTCGGCTTGCTGACCGACGGCGAAGCGTTGTTCGCGTATCTGATCGCGGTATCGGGCGCGAGCGAGAAAGTGCCGGAGGATCCGCGTCGCACGCAACGCGCGGCACGGCTGCTGAATGCGATCGGCGAAGTATTGAGCGACATCGGCACGGCAGCCGGCGACGCACGCTGGGAACGTCTCGCGGATCTGCAGCAACGACTGCGGCGCTTTGCGCATCGGCTCGAAAGCGCGTTGCTCGAACCGGTGAAGCTGGCATCCGGTTTCGAACTGGTTGATTTCGCGCCGCGCGACGTGCATGCGGAGCCGTGGAGTGCATGCGTCGAGCGATACGCCGCGCGTGCATGGTCGACGCTGAAGGCGAATCTGTCGTGGCAGTCGGTCGGTTTGCGTCACGCGGCGCGTGTCGGCGTGACGACCACGGCGGGTTTTGTCGTGATCCGCGCGCTCGGGCTGCCGTTCGGTTACTGGGCGACGATGGCGACTTTGCTGATCTTGCAACCATCGATTGCCGCGACGTGGCCGCGCAGTATCGAGCGCGCGGCGGGCAGTATCGTCGGCGGCTTGCTGGCGGCCGTGATCGGCTACGCGATTCATTCGCCGCTCGGCATCTCGCTCGTGGTGTTTCCGCTGGTGGTCGCGACGATGGCGCTGCGACCCGTCAGCTATAGCCTGTTCGTGCTGTTTCTGACGCCGGCCTTCGTGTTGGTCGCCGACTTCGCGACGCCGGGCGCCAACGAGTTGACGTTCGCGCTGACGCGGCTCGGCAATAACGTGCTCGGTTGTCTGCTTGCATTGCTCGCGACCTTCGTTCTATGGCCGACGCGCGAAAAGCTCGATCTGCGTGTGTATCTCGGCGATGCGGTGCGCGCGAATCTCGCGTATCTGCGCGCGTCGCTCGATGCGCCGCGCTATAGCAGCAAGGAGATCGAGCGTTTGCGTCGCGCGGCGGGGCTGTGCAGCAACAACGCTGAAGAAGCGCTCGGTCGCGTGCGGCTGGAAAAGCTCGAAGACTCGATGGCCGATACGGTGACGCTGACGGTGCTGAGTCTACTGCGCCGGATGGCGGGCACCGCGACGCAGTTGCGTCTGAGTGCGAATCGGCGCGACATGCATCGCGAACTCGGCGAGTGGGTGGCGTCGATGAGCGAAGCGATCGATGCCGCGTTGAATCGCACCCTGTTGCCGACGCGGTTAGAGCTGCCGGCGCGCGAGCGGTTGACGTCGCTGGAAGCGGATGTGGTCGGCGAGCTGGCGCGCGTGCATCGGTTGTTGACGGAGAGGATGCGCGAGGCGCGGGGGTAGGGCGGAACTGCGTTATTCAGGGCAGTTTTCGGAACCATCGCCGCCTTCCGTGGCGGCATCGGCAGCCACTATCGGCAGCACCGACTCCAACGTAAACGTCCCCGCCGCCAACGCCCACTTATCCGTCGGTGTCAGCCGCTTGACCCAATACTCCGCCCGCGACGCGCTCGACCGATCCGCCAGTTCAAACGACGCCAACACGCGCACCGGCTTACGCGAACGCGTATACCGCGCGCCCGTGCCGCTCACGTGTTTATCGAAACGCGCGGCGACATCGGTCGCGATACCGGTATAGACACTGCCGTCCGAGCATTCGAGCAGATAAAGAAACCACGCCATAACCGCGTTGCCAGCCTTCGCTGTTAGCTCTTAAAGGGATTGTGTTCGCGCAGCTCGTCCACGTACGCGTGGATGCTGTTCTTTTCGTTGTCGAGGAAATGGCCGACTGCATCGGCGAAGGCCGGATGCGCGAGCCAATGCGTTGAACGCGTGACGGTCGGCAGAAAACCGCGCGCCATCTTGTGCTCGCCCTGCGCGCCGCCTTCGAATGCGCCGAGCTTTTCCTCGATGCAGAATTCGAGCGGCTGATAGTACGCGGTTTCGAAGTGCAGACACGGCACGTGTTCGAGCGCGCCCCAGTAGCGGCCGTACAGCGTGCCGCCG
Protein-coding regions in this window:
- a CDS encoding FUSC family protein — translated: MMNRSKSHSTSPRWSTRLNSVVTAIYRKRPVWMVSFAASEASLSEGLRAACASTAMLVLGNLLHDPVFAWAAIGAFWTCLADAAGSNRARFMSMMGFALLSTLCGGITAFASAQGTAFAALAVLAFTALGAFGRIWGAATSQVTILAATACVVMVDRPMHDARAGFAFLGVYLVGCLFAVVLSLTVWRIHPFGTSRASLRAVYLRLADVAFDSARLVEQRARQRATRAEWATHAARFRADARAALERSRDALADVPPSRAGGAATYDTLLGLLTDGEALFAYLIAVSGASEKVPEDPRRTQRAARLLNAIGEVLSDIGTAAGDARWERLADLQQRLRRFAHRLESALLEPVKLASGFELVDFAPRDVHAEPWSACVERYAARAWSTLKANLSWQSVGLRHAARVGVTTTAGFVVIRALGLPFGYWATMATLLILQPSIAATWPRSIERAAGSIVGGLLAAVIGYAIHSPLGISLVVFPLVVATMALRPVSYSLFVLFLTPAFVLVADFATPGANELTFALTRLGNNVLGCLLALLATFVLWPTREKLDLRVYLGDAVRANLAYLRASLDAPRYSSKEIERLRRAAGLCSNNAEEALGRVRLEKLEDSMADTVTLTVLSLLRRMAGTATQLRLSANRRDMHRELGEWVASMSEAIDAALNRTLLPTRLELPARERLTSLEADVVGELARVHRLLTERMREARG
- a CDS encoding GIY-YIG nuclease family protein → MAWFLYLLECSDGSVYTGIATDVAARFDKHVSGTGARYTRSRKPVRVLASFELADRSSASRAEYWVKRLTPTDKWALAAGTFTLESVLPIVAADAATEGGDGSENCPE